Proteins encoded in a region of the Mucilaginibacter sabulilitoris genome:
- a CDS encoding PKD domain-containing protein, translating to MSKKLFFLSTISFSLFLIFSGCKKGKDISKESPKADFLFRNINSESFKVGTNDTLVLANASKGFNAVRWNLGNGTIATGKNVLCSFSKPGTYTVTLTVKSENGDSSAIQKKIVVADRILKKIIIKSVFWDTKSDDIDNFNYLWPADNKADLNIKLQSYTQGDVIQHGILINSPVLYASSPIKNVSNKTEIPLEISVAKRVVLDKKMIMDRSLVLSLIAKDTAGKEYDIMSNRDFGSSWQIEREDIDNNIFVVSCKLFSVIELIGGYDE from the coding sequence ATGAGTAAAAAATTATTTTTCCTTTCAACAATATCTTTTTCACTATTTCTTATATTTTCTGGCTGTAAAAAAGGAAAAGATATTTCAAAGGAATCACCGAAAGCCGATTTTCTTTTTCGCAATATAAATTCGGAAAGCTTTAAAGTTGGAACCAATGATACGTTGGTATTGGCTAATGCTTCAAAAGGTTTCAATGCTGTACGTTGGAACCTCGGGAATGGAACAATCGCAACAGGCAAAAATGTTTTATGCAGCTTCTCGAAACCAGGAACATACACTGTTACTTTAACCGTAAAGTCTGAAAATGGAGATTCCTCTGCAATTCAAAAGAAGATCGTCGTTGCTGATAGAATCCTGAAAAAGATCATTATCAAGTCAGTTTTTTGGGACACAAAATCTGATGATATCGACAACTTCAATTATTTATGGCCGGCAGACAACAAGGCAGACCTTAATATTAAACTTCAAAGTTATACACAAGGAGATGTCATACAGCATGGTATACTGATAAATTCCCCCGTGCTTTACGCAAGTAGTCCAATTAAAAATGTATCAAATAAAACTGAGATACCTTTAGAAATTTCTGTCGCAAAAAGGGTCGTGCTGGATAAGAAGATGATCATGGACAGAAGTCTTGTTCTTTCATTAATTGCCAAAGATACGGCCGGAAAGGAATATGATATTATGTCAAATCGCGACTTTGGTAGTTCATGGCAAATTGAGAGGGAAGATATTGATAACAATATCTTTGTTGTTTCATGCAAACTTTTTAGCGTTATTGAACTTATCGGCGGTTATGATGAATAA